From one Pseudobdellovibrionaceae bacterium genomic stretch:
- a CDS encoding flagellar basal body P-ring protein FlgI, which yields MKTFITLQVLVILLACALNANAARLKDIANIRGVRSNQLVGYGLVVGLNGSGDSKSEYTDKSLQRLLDHMGMKLQGKEGGSKNVAAVIITATLPAFSRAGNQLDITVNAIGDSTSLKGGTLVQSPLRAADQQIYAVAQGPILVGHAQGGVHETVGRIPNGAIIERDVGDQFSNRKMFRLTLHNPDFTTAARVAQKVNMDLAGKYATALDAGTIDIISPTQYEGKGVELLAMIESLDVSPDIRAKVVVNEKTGTVVIGHGVRISKVAISHGDLSIKVGSGSAKGKEEEKVMIIDETASVGDLVKILNRMAVSPKDLITILQSIKSAGALQGDLEIL from the coding sequence ATGAAGACTTTTATCACTCTCCAAGTACTAGTTATTCTTCTCGCTTGTGCTCTAAATGCTAATGCCGCCCGTCTCAAAGATATCGCAAACATTCGAGGCGTGCGTAGCAACCAGCTGGTCGGTTATGGTTTGGTGGTGGGCCTTAATGGTAGTGGCGACAGCAAGTCTGAATATACAGATAAAAGCTTGCAGAGATTGCTGGATCACATGGGAATGAAGCTTCAGGGTAAGGAAGGCGGAAGTAAAAACGTTGCCGCAGTCATTATCACGGCCACTTTGCCGGCCTTCTCCCGCGCCGGAAATCAGTTGGACATTACGGTCAATGCTATTGGCGACTCCACAAGCCTTAAAGGTGGGACCCTGGTGCAATCTCCTCTGCGAGCAGCCGATCAGCAGATCTATGCTGTCGCCCAAGGGCCCATTCTTGTCGGCCACGCCCAGGGGGGTGTGCACGAGACAGTGGGGCGCATTCCAAACGGTGCCATCATCGAAAGGGATGTGGGAGATCAGTTCTCCAATCGCAAAATGTTTCGCCTGACCTTGCATAATCCGGATTTCACCACGGCGGCGCGGGTTGCACAGAAAGTGAATATGGATTTGGCCGGGAAGTACGCCACTGCTCTTGATGCAGGAACCATCGATATCATCTCTCCCACGCAATACGAGGGAAAGGGAGTGGAGTTGTTGGCGATGATTGAGTCTCTGGATGTGTCTCCAGATATCCGAGCTAAAGTCGTGGTTAATGAGAAAACCGGGACTGTCGTCATAGGCCATGGGGTCCGGATTTCCAAGGTGGCCATTAGTCATGGAGACCTGTCGATTAAGGTCGGGAGTGGCTCGGCTAAAGGGAAGGAAGAAGAGAAGGTCATGATCATCGATGAAACAGCAAGTGTTGGAGACTTGGTCAAAATTTTAAATCGCATGGCCGTCTCTCCTAAAGACCTGATCACCATCTTACAGAGTATCAAGTCGGCGGGTGCCCTACAGGGTGACTTGGAAATTTTATGA
- a CDS encoding flagellar basal body L-ring protein FlgH, with protein MKRRSPVLSLLKLTSIALLTLSLVGCAGFGKKMKAFLGGGGGAAEAAAPPKPQYTKFSDNSNLYNNVRRQYKRATKQSLQEEAQLEGHAGSLWIMEGQGSYLFSQNIIRMIGDPMSVRIDGEPRDQLQSKVTVIRKLLAKLERRAEPPPVRDPAAAPAAPGAAKPPGAPAPKEAGKEEDSKSDVLNAGSDFPVKTVPTRITERMIDGNYRVRGSQPFMIGSREYKVIVTGIVRSEDFSDEGISSSSLLDPKFDIVSVKRKSE; from the coding sequence ATGAAGCGGCGATCCCCTGTTCTCAGTCTGTTGAAATTGACCAGCATCGCTTTGCTGACCCTATCCCTTGTCGGCTGCGCCGGCTTTGGTAAAAAAATGAAAGCCTTTCTCGGTGGTGGTGGAGGGGCGGCGGAAGCCGCAGCTCCGCCCAAGCCTCAGTACACCAAGTTTTCAGACAACTCCAACCTCTATAATAACGTACGTCGCCAATACAAACGGGCGACCAAGCAATCCCTCCAGGAAGAGGCCCAGCTGGAGGGCCACGCTGGATCGCTGTGGATCATGGAGGGGCAGGGCTCTTATCTGTTTTCACAAAATATCATTCGCATGATTGGCGATCCCATGAGTGTGCGTATTGATGGCGAGCCTCGCGATCAGTTGCAGTCAAAGGTGACAGTCATTCGCAAATTGTTGGCAAAGCTGGAGCGAAGGGCCGAGCCACCGCCGGTGCGAGATCCCGCAGCGGCACCGGCTGCCCCGGGAGCAGCTAAGCCTCCAGGAGCACCTGCTCCGAAGGAAGCTGGCAAGGAAGAAGACAGTAAATCCGACGTGCTCAATGCTGGTTCCGACTTTCCCGTGAAGACAGTTCCTACACGCATCACTGAGCGCATGATTGACGGCAACTACCGAGTGCGGGGCAGTCAGCCATTTATGATTGGATCTCGCGAGTACAAAGTCATTGTTACGGGAATTGTGCGGTCAGAGGACTTCTCGGATGAGGGAATCAGCTCAAGCTCGTTGTTGGATCCTAAGTTTGACATCGTCAGTGTAAAGAGGAAGAGCGAATGA
- the flgA gene encoding flagellar basal body P-ring formation protein FlgA, with protein MRISLGVLLFFLFVTCVSAREEITIPALVRTNGQSSLTLGDILPGQVKSVELKDVFASYSLADAPRVGEKRVLTSQLISSLLRRAKAAKPEVIDQYNFRIPSEVTVENPGVQLPGQEIKQGLVSQWQAQCPDCRFEIQELSLPRLPEGSRVNEWSFIGAPPLPRGSFSIGIRVLDGNSQDGNGKRFWINGVAKIKRQVPVVTRNMSFNERLGETDVQFEFRDVTYARDAIPTKESLVGRKTKMTKAVGQILWQSDLAKEKAVSRGEWIKVVSAEGPLEISMMAQAESDGFIGDVVRLRNASSKQIITGVAVAKGSVELK; from the coding sequence TTGAGAATAAGCCTTGGTGTTCTTTTATTCTTTCTGTTTGTGACCTGTGTTTCAGCGCGGGAAGAAATCACTATCCCGGCCTTGGTTAGGACCAATGGGCAGAGTTCACTCACCCTGGGCGACATCCTACCAGGTCAGGTTAAATCCGTTGAGTTAAAAGATGTCTTTGCATCCTATTCCCTAGCCGACGCCCCCCGGGTCGGTGAAAAACGGGTTCTCACCAGCCAGCTGATCTCCTCTCTTCTTCGCCGAGCCAAGGCCGCAAAACCAGAAGTGATTGATCAATATAACTTTAGAATTCCCAGTGAAGTCACCGTGGAAAACCCGGGTGTGCAGCTTCCGGGACAAGAAATTAAACAGGGACTTGTTAGTCAGTGGCAGGCGCAGTGCCCTGACTGTAGATTCGAAATTCAGGAGTTATCGCTTCCACGCCTACCCGAGGGAAGCCGAGTGAATGAGTGGTCATTTATTGGAGCGCCACCACTTCCCCGTGGCTCCTTCAGTATTGGTATTCGGGTATTGGATGGGAACTCACAGGATGGCAATGGCAAACGCTTTTGGATCAACGGCGTGGCAAAGATCAAAAGACAGGTGCCAGTGGTCACGCGCAACATGTCCTTCAACGAGAGATTGGGCGAAACTGATGTGCAGTTTGAATTTCGCGACGTCACCTATGCCCGAGACGCCATACCAACTAAAGAATCACTTGTGGGAAGAAAAACCAAAATGACCAAGGCCGTGGGACAGATTCTCTGGCAAAGCGATTTGGCAAAGGAAAAGGCGGTCAGTCGTGGCGAGTGGATTAAAGTGGTGTCAGCCGAGGGGCCCCTTGAGATCTCGATGATGGCCCAGGCGGAAAGCGATGGCTTTATCGGCGATGTGGTGAGATTGCGAAATGCATCATCCAAACAGATCATCACCGGTGTGGCCGTCGCTAAAGGTTCGGTGGAGTTGAAATGA
- the flgG gene encoding flagellar basal-body rod protein FlgG has translation MLKALNTAATGMQAQQTNMDTIANNLANVSTTGFKKARAEFEDLMYQTVKEPGAQSGANSISPTGVQVGLGVKTAAVQKDFVQGSTKITRAPFDIEIQGSGFFPVQMPSGQIGYTRNGAFKKAPDGRLADQNGHILQPEITIPPDATGVEINPDGSVQIITGVNTVPQNIGQIQLVNFVNPAGLKSVGQNLFVPSNASGLPQQGTPGQNGLGVVAQGQLETSNVNVVDEMVNMITAQRAYETNSKVVQATDQMLQYMNNLR, from the coding sequence ATGCTTAAGGCGTTAAATACAGCCGCAACCGGCATGCAAGCTCAGCAAACTAATATGGATACAATTGCCAACAATTTGGCCAACGTATCCACCACTGGGTTTAAAAAGGCTCGGGCTGAATTTGAGGATCTCATGTATCAGACGGTCAAAGAGCCCGGGGCACAAAGTGGGGCCAACTCCATTTCCCCCACCGGCGTTCAGGTAGGGTTAGGGGTCAAGACTGCGGCTGTGCAAAAGGACTTTGTCCAGGGCTCGACTAAAATAACCCGAGCCCCATTTGACATTGAAATCCAAGGTTCGGGGTTTTTCCCCGTGCAAATGCCCAGTGGCCAGATCGGCTACACTCGAAACGGAGCATTTAAAAAGGCTCCTGATGGACGTCTGGCTGATCAGAATGGTCATATTCTCCAGCCTGAGATTACGATTCCGCCAGATGCGACGGGAGTGGAGATTAATCCTGATGGGTCTGTACAGATCATTACCGGCGTGAACACGGTTCCTCAGAATATTGGACAGATTCAATTGGTGAATTTTGTGAATCCGGCAGGACTTAAGAGTGTAGGCCAAAACCTTTTTGTTCCCTCCAATGCCAGTGGTCTTCCTCAGCAGGGAACTCCTGGTCAAAACGGTCTCGGAGTGGTGGCCCAGGGTCAGTTGGAAACCAGTAATGTGAATGTTGTGGACGAAATGGTGAATATGATTACGGCCCAGCGTGCTTACGAAACCAATTCCAAAGTCGTGCAGGCAACTGATCAAATGCTCCAATATATGAATAATCTGAGGTAA
- the flgF gene encoding flagellar basal-body rod protein FlgF, with protein sequence MSSKGIYTALSGAMAQSSKLETLANNIANSNTTSFKKDRQVFNEYLSAYEKLPEVIQVPKIPASIESFYDMQGGDRGYVNAAGSYTDFAQGALKPSGNVLDFGLEGKGFFEVLTPQGVRLTRNGSFTVDTNGRMVTKEGYPVLAQGAQDPAQRTIQIGNNRNITVSYEGEVFVGGESVADLSLVEPRQADGLIKTGSSLYGFKPTFNTELRPSDGMKVHQGFLEGSNVNIVEEMTDMIATTRAFESTQQAIKAFDQMDQKLMTEVPRTS encoded by the coding sequence ATGAGTAGCAAAGGCATATACACGGCACTCAGCGGGGCAATGGCCCAGTCATCCAAACTGGAGACTTTGGCCAATAACATCGCCAACAGTAACACCACATCGTTCAAGAAAGACCGTCAGGTCTTTAACGAGTATCTAAGTGCTTACGAAAAACTTCCTGAGGTGATCCAGGTGCCGAAAATCCCGGCATCGATCGAAAGCTTCTATGATATGCAGGGTGGGGATCGCGGATATGTCAACGCTGCCGGATCCTACACGGATTTTGCTCAAGGCGCTTTAAAGCCCAGTGGCAACGTTCTTGATTTTGGTCTGGAGGGAAAGGGCTTTTTCGAGGTGTTAACTCCCCAAGGGGTGCGACTCACTCGTAACGGTTCGTTCACGGTTGATACCAATGGACGGATGGTGACGAAGGAAGGTTATCCTGTTCTCGCCCAAGGGGCTCAGGACCCAGCACAGCGGACCATTCAAATTGGCAATAATAGAAACATCACGGTGTCTTATGAGGGTGAGGTCTTTGTCGGTGGAGAAAGTGTGGCCGACCTGTCTTTGGTAGAGCCCAGGCAGGCAGATGGGCTTATCAAAACAGGCAGTTCTCTTTATGGATTTAAGCCCACATTCAACACGGAATTGCGCCCCTCGGATGGGATGAAAGTTCATCAGGGATTTCTTGAAGGAAGTAACGTCAACATTGTTGAAGAAATGACGGACATGATTGCCACAACACGCGCTTTTGAAAGCACTCAGCAGGCAATCAAAGCCTTTGATCAAATGGATCAGAAGCTGATGACTGAGGTACCGCGAACGAGCTAA